The following coding sequences lie in one Silene latifolia isolate original U9 population chromosome 5, ASM4854445v1, whole genome shotgun sequence genomic window:
- the LOC141657771 gene encoding protein CELLULOSE SYNTHASE INTERACTIVE 1-like isoform X2, translating into MSLRDRTTSMEDPDGTLASVAQCVEQLRQNSTSMQEKEYSLRQLQELIETRENALSAVGSHSQAVPVLVSLLRSGSLTIKIQAARVLGSLCKENELRVKVLLGGCIPPLLGLLRSSSSDGQIAAAKTLYAVSQGDARDHVGAKIFSTEGVVPVLWGLLERGRESGKLVDDLLTGALKNLCRSTEGFWPATVKAGGVGILVKLLTSGQPGTQANVCYLLACMMMEDASICPTVLAGEAVKQLLKLLGSGNEAAVRAEAAGALKSLSAQSKDARKEIANCNGIPALINATIAPSKEFMQGEHAQALQENAMCALANISGGLSSVISSLGKSLESCTSPSQVADTLGALASALMIYDAEAESTRASDPQIVEQTLVKQFKPNMPFLIQERTIEALASLYGNSILSRKLTNADAKRLLVGLITMASNEVQDELVKSLLKTCEESSLWHALQGRDGVQLLISLLGLSSEQQQECAVALLSLLSNENDESKWAITAAGGIPPLVQILETGSPKAKEESATILGNLCNHSEDIRACVESADAVPALLWLLKNGSSNGKEIAAKTLNHLIHKSDTSTISQLTALLTSELPESKIYVLDALKSMLAVVPLNDILREGSAANDAIETIVKLLSSTKDETQAKSASSLAGIFQLRKDLRESSIAVKTLWSATKLLNSESEKTLVASSCCLAAVFLSVRESPEVGSIARDTMHRLLSLSSSSALEVAEQATCAVANALLDDEISEKALPEDVILPATRVLREGTLSGKTHAAAAIARLLQRRVIDDSLSDCVNRAGTVLALVSFLDLANDGSLATSEALDALAYLSRAGSPGEKIRPAWSVLAESRTHITPIVACLADSAPALQDKAIEILSRLCHDQLVVLGELICSSSGCIASISRRVVSSRDTNVRIGGAALLSCAARVSRQRVVEDLNDSYLCTYLIQALVEVLTISQSSLEDEEADEQGAVSICLQWDEEEAKNIAAAVSRRIMHGTNIVVWLLSVLASCDDKSKLVIMEAGAVEVVTDKISAYTQTDFSENSSTWSYALLLAILFQDRDIIRGHATMKTIPILANLLRSEEPANRYFAAQALASLVCNGSRGTLLSVANSGAAIGLITLLGCADEDIYDLLKLSEEFSLVSYPDQVTLERLFRVDDIRVGATSRKAIPALVDLLKPIPDRPGAPFLALGLLAQLAKDCPSNKMMMVESGALEAVTKYLSLSPQDATEAAATDLLGILFDTAEICRHESAFGAVTQLIAVLRLGGRGARYSAAKALESLFSADHVRNAETARHAVQPLVEVLNSGLEREQHAAIAALVRLLSENPSKALAVADVEVNAVDVLCRILSSNCSMELKGDAAELCSVLFANTRIRSTLAAARCVDPLVSLLVTEFTPAQHSVVRALDKLLDDEQLAELVSAHGAVVPLVGLLYSRNYLLHEAVSRALVKLGKDRPSCKMEMVKAGVIESILDILHEAPDFLSATFAELLRILTNNATIAKSSSAAKVVEPLLLLLSRSDFGPDGQHSALQVLVNILEHPQCRADYSLTSQQAIEPLIPLLDSHIPAVQQLAAELLSHLLLEEHLQRDPLTQQVIGPLVRALGSGIHILQQRSIKALVSIALIWPNEIAKEGGVIELSKVILLADPSLPHALWESAASVLSCILQFSSEFYLEVPIAVLVRLLHSGSENTVVGALNALLVLESDDSTSAEAMAESGAIEALLELLRCHQCEDTSARLLEVLLNNVKIRESKACRAAVVPLSQYLLDPQTQGQQARLLATLALGNLFQNEALARSADAVSACRALVNLLEDQPTEEMKVVAICALQNLVTCSRSNKRAVAEAGGVQVILDLIGSSDPDTLIQAAMFIKLLFSNNTIQEYASSETVRAITAAIEKDLWASGTVNEEYLKALNALFGNFPRLRASEPATLSIPHLVTSLKTGSEGTQEAALDALFLLRQAWSACPAEVSRAQSIAAADAIPLLQYLIQSGPPRFQEKAEFLLQCLPGTLTVIIKRGNNTRQSVGNASVFCKLTLGNTPPRQTKVVSTGPNPEWDESFTWSFESPPKGQKLHISCKNKSKVGKSSFGKVTIQIDRVVMLGAVAGEYTLLPESKSGASRNLEIEFQWSNKQ; encoded by the exons ATGAGTCTAAG AGACCGTACAACCAGCATGGAGGATCCGGATGGGACACTAGCAAGTGTTGCCCAATGCGTTGAGCAGTTGAGACAGAATTCAACATCAATGCAAGAGAAAGAGTATTCTCTGAGGCAGTTGCAAGAACTTATTGAGACTCGTGAAAATGCGTTGAGTGCTGTAGGCTCTCACTCACAGGCAGTTCCTGTGCTTGTTTCTCTATTGAGGTCGGGGTCACTAACAATCAAAATACAAGCAGCTCGTGTATTAGGATCTCTTTGTAAGGAAAACGAGCTTAGGGTGAAAGTGTTGCTTGGTGGTTGCATTCCGCCTTTGCTTGGGTTACTGAGGTCCAGCTCATCTGATGGCCAGATTGCTGCTGCAAAGACATTATATGCGGTTTCGCAAGGTGATGCTAGGGATCATGTAGGTGCAAAGATATTCTCTACTGAAGGGGTTGTCCCAGTGCTGTGGGGATTGCTAGAGAGAGGGCGAGAATCTGGGAAACTGGTTGATGATTTACTAACTGGAGCCTTGAAGAACCTATGTAGAAGTACCGAGGGATTCTGGCCGGCAACAGTTAAAGCGGGAGGGGTGGGTATTCTCGTTAAATTGCTGACTTCTGGACAACCTGGTACGCAGGCAAATGTTTGCTATCTCCTTGCTTGTATGATGATGGAGGACGCATCTATCTGTCCTACAGTCTTAGCCGGCGAGGCAGTGAAACAGCTTCTGAAGTTGTTAGGGTCTGGTAATGAAGCAGCTGTCAGGGCAGAAGCTGCAGGGGCTCTTAAATCCCTTTCAGCCCAGAGCAAAGATGCAAGGAAGGAGATAGCTAATTGTAATGGTATACCAGCGTTGATAAATGCTACTATTGCTCCGTCAAAAGAATTTATGCAAGGTGAACATGCACAAGCATTGCAAGAAAATGCAATGTGCGCTCTGGCAAACATATCTGGTGGGTTGTCTTCTGTCATCTCAAGTTTGGGAAAAAGCCTTGAATCTTGCACTTCACCTTCTCAAGTTGCTGATACTTTAGGAGCCCTCGCTTCTGCTCTTATGATATATGATGCTGAAGCTGAGTCAACAAGAGCCTCAGACCCTCAAATTGTTGAACAGACGTTGGTTAAGCAGTTTAAGCCCAACATGCCATTTCTCATACAGGAGCGCACCATAGAGGCACTGGCTAGTTTGTATGGGAATTCTATACTCTCACGCAAGCTTACAAATGCTGATGCAAAGCGCTTACTGGTCGGTTTGATCACAATGGCTTCTAATGAAGTTCAAGACGAGCTGGTAAAATCTCTCTTGAAAACTTGCGAGGAAAGCAGTCTCTGGCATGCACTTCAAGGGCGTGACGGTGTTCAGCTTCTAATTTCACTTCTAGGTTTGTCGTCAGAGCAGCAGCAAGAATGTGCGGTTGCATTGCTTTCTCTCCTTTCCAATGAGAATGATGAAAGCAAATGGGCCATCACGGCAGCTGGTGGAATACCTCCTTTGGTTCAGATATTGGAGACTGGTTCTCCAAAAGCTAAAGAAGAATCTGCTACAATTCTAGGAAACCTTTGTAATCACAGTGAAGATATACGAGCGTGTGTTGAAAGTGCTGATGCTGTTCCTGCTCTGTTGTGGTTACTAAAGAATGGAAGTTCAAATGGGAAGGAAATTGCAGCCAAAACATTGAACCATCTAATTCACAAGTCAGATACTTCTACCATCAGTCAACTCACTGCGCTTCTAACCAGTGAACTTCCCGAATCTAAAATCTATGTTCTGGATGCCTTGAAAAGTATGTTAGCTGTGGTGCCCCTTAATGATATTTTGCGGGAGGGTAGTGCTGCAAATGATGCAATTGAGACAATCGTCAAATTATTGAGCTCCACAAAGGACGAAACTCAGGCAAAGTCTGCATCCTCTCTTGCTGGAATTTTTCAACTCAGAAAAGACTTGCGTGAGAGCAGCATTGCTGTTAAGACTCTCTGGTCAGCCACGAAGCTCCTGAATTCAGAATCAGAAAAGACTTTAGTAGCTTCCTCTTGTTGTCTTGCGGCTGTTTTTCTTTCAGTAAGGGAAAGCCCAGAGGTGGGTTCCATTGCTAGGGATACAATGCATCGTTTACTTTCCCTTTCAAGTTCTTCAGCTCTTGAAGTTGCAGAACAGGCGACGTGTGCTGTAGCTAATGCTCTATTAGATGATGAAATTTCAGAAAAAGCTTTACCTGAAGATGTGATTTTGCCAGCCACAAGGGTTTTACGCGAGGGCACTCTCTCTGGTAAAACTCATGCAGCAGCTGCGATTGCTCGTCTGTTACAGCGACGTGTGATTGATGATTCTCTGAGTGACTGTGTGAACCGCGCGGGTACAGTTCTTGCTTTAGTATCTTTCTTGGACCTGGCAAATGATGGGTCTCTTGCAACATCAGAAGCCTTAGATGCACTTGCATATCTATCAAGAGCAGGTTCTCCGGGCGAGAAAATCAGGCCGGCATGGTCGGTTCTTGCAGAATCTCGAACCCACATTACTCCAATTGTTGCATGCTTAGCTGACTCAGCACCAGCATTGCAAGACAAAGCTATTGAAATACTATCAAGGCTTTGCCACGATCAACTTGTTGTACTAGGGGAACTAATTTGTAGTTCCTCTGGTTGTATTGCGTCAATTTCTAGAAGGGTTGTTAGCTCAAGGGACACCAATGTTAGGATTGGAGGCGCTGCACTCCTTTCCTGTGCAGCCAGAGTTAGTCGTCAGAGAGTGGTGGAGGACTTGAATGACTCATATTTATGTACATATCTCATTCAGGCTCTAGTGGAGGTGCTTACCATCTCTCAATCTTCTTTGGAAGATGAGGAGGCTGATGAGCAAGGGGCAGTAAGCATTTGCTTGCAGTGGGATGAAGAAGAGGCAAAGAATATAGCAGCTGCCGTGAGTCGAAGGATCATGCATGGTACCAATATCGTTGTCTGGCTGCTCTCTGTACTTGCTTCTTGTGACGATAAAAGTAAACTCGTGATCATGGAAGCTGGAGCAGTTGAAGTTGTTACTGATAAAATTTCAGCTTACACTCAG ACTGATTTCAGTGAAAATAGTAGCACGTGGTCTTATGCTTTACTGCTAGCCATTTTGTTCCAAGATAGAGATATAATACGAGGACATGCAACCATGAAAACGATTCCAATTCTTGCAAATTTGCTAAGGTCTGAAGAACCGGCAAACAGATATTTTGCTGCACAAGCGCTAGCCAGCCTGGTCTGTAATGGTAGCCGGGGAACTCTTTTATCTGTTGCGAACTCAGGTGCTGCAATTGGACTCATTACTTTGCTTGGCTGTGCTGATGAAGATATATATGATCTCTTGAAATTGTCGGAAGAGTTTTCTTTGGTTAGTTATCCTGATCAAGTGACTCTAGAAAGATTGTTTAGAGTTGATGACATTAGAGTTGGAGCTACTTCTCGTAAGGCTATACCTGCCCTTGTTGATCTACTCAAGCCAATTCCTGATCGTCCTGGGGCACCATTTCTGGCACTAGGGCTTCTCGCCCAACTTGCAAAAGACTGTCCCTCAAATAAGATGATGATGGTAGAATCAGGGGCACTTGAGGCTGTGACTAAATATCTCTCACTCAGTCCTCAAGATGCAACTGAGGCAGCAGCTACTGATCTATTGGGAATTCTGTTTGATACTGCTGAAATATGCAGGCATGAATCTGCATTTGGTGCAGTGACTCAGCTTATAGCTGTCTTACGCTTAGGTGGCAGAGGTGCAAGGTATAGTGCAGCCAAAGCTTTGGAAAGCTTATTTTCTGCAGACCATGTGAGGAATGCCGAAACTGCTAGACATGCTGTTCAGCCATTGGTGGAAGTTTTGAATTCTGGCCTGGAGAGAGAACAACATGCTGCAATTGCTGCATTGGTTAGGTTGCTAAGTGAGAATCCTTCAAAAGCCCTAGCTGTGGCCGATGTTGAAGTCAACGCAGTAGACGTTCTTTGCAGGATCCTATCATCTAACTGTTCCATGGAACTTAAGGGCGATGCTGCCGAGCTCTGCTCTGTTCTGTTCGCAAATACTAGAATAAGGTCTACTTTGGCTGCAGCTCGATGTGTTGATCCACTTGTCTCTCTTCTTGTTACAGAGTTTACTCCAGCTCAGCACTCAGTTGTCCGTGCTCTTGATAAACTTTTAGATGATGAGCAGTTGGCTGAACTAGTCTCGGCTCATGGTGCAGTTGTTCCTCTAGTTGGCCTACTTTACAGCAGGAATTACCTGCTCCATGAGGCTGTCTCAAGAGCTCTGGTGAAGCTGGGAAAAGATAGACCATCTTGCAAGATGGAAATGGTGAAAGCTGGGGTTATAGAAAGCATACTTGATATACTTCATGAAGCACCTGATTTTCTTTCTGCCACTTTTGCAGAATTGCTGCGAATATTGACAAATAATGCGACGATTGCCAAAAGCTCATCAGCAGCTAAAGTTGTTGAGCCTCTTCTCTTGTTGCTATCAAGATCCGATTTTGGTCCAGATGGACAGCACAGTGCCTTGCAGGTTCTCGTTAATATATTGGAGCATCCACAGTGTCGTGCCGACTACAGCTTAACCTCTCAACAGGCTATTGAACCTTTAATACCATTGCTAGACTCTCACATTCCAGCTGTACAACAACTGGCTGCTGAGCTTTTATCCCATTTGTTGTTAGAGGAACACCTGCAAAGGGATCCATTGACACAACAAGTTATTGGTCCCCTTGTAAGAGCTCTTGGATCTGGCATTCACATTTTACAGCAAAGATCTATAAAGGCTCTTGTTAGCATTGCACTTATTTGGCCAAATGAAATCGCTAAAGAGGGTGGTGTTATTGAGTTATCCAAGGTGATACTCCTAGCCGATCCTTCACTTCCTCATGCTTTGTGGGAATCTGCAGCCTCTGTGTTGTCTTGTATTCTACAATTCAGTTCTGAATTTTATTTGGAAGTTCCCATTGCTGTTCTTGTAAGATTGCTCCATTCGGGTTCAGAAAATACTGTAGTTGGGGCATTGAATGCTCTCCTGGTGTTGGAAAGTGATGATTCAACCAGTGCTGAAGCAATGGCTGAAAGTGGTGCGATTGAGGCTCTCTTGGAGCTTCTTAGATGTCATCAATGTGAGGACACTTCTGCTAGATTGCTGGAGGTATTGTTGAATAATGTAAAAATCAGAGAGTCTAAAGCATGTAGGGCCGCTGTCGTACCGTTGTCTCAGTACCTTCTGGACCCACAAACACAAGGTCAGCAGGCAAGATTGTTGGCTACTCTTGCTTTGGGTAATCTTTTCCAGAATGAGGCTCTTGCTCGATCTGCTGATGCTGTTTCAGCTTGTCGGGCCTTGGTTAATTTGCTTGAAGACCAGCCCACGGAAGAAATGAAAGTGGTGGCTATTTGTGCTCTGCAGAACCTTGTGACATGTAGCCGGTCAAACAAAAGAGCAGTTGCGGAAGCGGGTGGGGTCCAGGTTATACTTGATCTCATTGGTTCCAGCGATCCAGACACTTTGATTCAGGCAGCAATGTTTATTAAACTTCTGTTCTCCAACAATACAATCCAGGAGTATGCTTCAAGTGAAACTGTGAGGGCTATAACAG CTGCTATTGAAAAGGATTTGTGGGCAAGTGGAACTGTGAATGAGGAGTACTTGAAAGCACTAAACGCATTATTTGGAAACTTCCCACGTTTAAGAGCCTCTGAACCTGCTACTCTAAGTAtaccccatcttgtgacctctcTCAAAACAGGCTCAGAGGGAACTCAAGAAGCTGCCTTAGATGCTCTATTTCTTCTGAGACAAGCTTGGTCTGCATGCCCTGCCGAAGTATCTCGTGCTCAATCAATAGCTGCTGCTGATGCAATTCCTTTGCTGCAATATTTGATCCAATCCGGCCCACCTCGTTTCCAAGAGAAAGCTGAATTTTTGTTGCAGTGTTTGCCCGGAACTCTTACTGTAATTATTAAACGTGGAAACAATACGAGGCAATCAGTAGGAAACGCAAGCGTCTTTTGCAAGCTTACATTAGGAAATACTCCACCCAGGCAAACAAAG GTTGTATCTACCGGTCCTAATCCGGAGTGGGATGAAAGCTTCACCTGGTCTTTTGAGAGTCCTCCGAAGGGCCAAAAACTACATATTTCTTGCAAGAACAAGAGCAAAGTTGGGAAG AGTTCATTTGGTAAGGTCACTATCCAGATTGACAGAGTGGTGATGCTGGGAGCAGTTGCTGGGGAGTATACGCTGCTACCTGAAAGCAAAAGTGGTGCGTCAAGAAATCTAGAAATCGAGTTTCAATGGTCCAACAAACAGTGA